One stretch of Musicola paradisiaca NCPPB 2511 DNA includes these proteins:
- a CDS encoding ABC transporter permease — MSPDSTRFSWRRLRALCLKETRQILRDPSSALIAFVIPLLLLFIFGYGINLDSSRLHVGVLLEQRSDDANSLARAFSGSPFLQPVISDNRPALIAMMQEGRIRGLIVIPPDFAARMARPEDNAPIQVITDGSEPNTANFVKGYAQGVWLVWQQERARERGENFSQLIDVQSRYWFNAAAISQHFIIPGAITIIMTVIGAILTSLVIAREWERGTMEALLSTQVTRTELLLTKLIPYYVLGMIAMVLCVAVAVFVLHVPYRGSLWLLFGFSSLFLACTLGMGLLISTLTRNQFNAAMVALNAAFLPAVMLSGFIFEINSMPALVQAVSYLIPARYFVSTLQTLFLAGNIGSVLLINLLFLIVSAVFFIGLTAWKTRRRLD, encoded by the coding sequence ATGTCACCGGATAGCACCCGTTTTTCCTGGCGTCGGTTGCGCGCGCTGTGCCTGAAAGAGACGCGCCAGATTCTGCGCGACCCCAGCAGCGCGCTGATCGCATTCGTGATCCCGCTGTTGCTGCTGTTCATCTTCGGTTACGGCATCAATCTCGACTCTAGCCGTCTGCATGTCGGCGTACTGCTGGAACAACGCAGCGACGACGCCAACAGCCTGGCGCGGGCGTTTTCCGGCTCGCCGTTCCTCCAACCGGTCATCAGTGATAATCGCCCGGCGCTGATCGCCATGATGCAGGAAGGGCGGATCCGCGGCCTGATCGTGATCCCGCCGGACTTCGCCGCACGCATGGCGCGCCCGGAGGACAACGCGCCGATCCAGGTGATCACCGACGGTAGCGAGCCCAACACCGCGAATTTCGTCAAAGGCTACGCGCAAGGGGTATGGCTGGTCTGGCAACAGGAACGGGCCCGGGAACGCGGGGAGAATTTCAGCCAATTGATTGACGTGCAGTCGCGTTACTGGTTCAACGCCGCCGCCATCAGCCAGCATTTCATCATTCCCGGCGCCATCACCATCATCATGACGGTGATCGGCGCCATCCTGACCTCGCTGGTGATCGCCCGAGAATGGGAGCGCGGCACCATGGAAGCCCTGCTGTCCACCCAGGTGACGCGCACCGAACTGCTGCTGACCAAGCTGATCCCTTACTATGTGCTGGGAATGATCGCCATGGTGTTGTGCGTCGCGGTGGCGGTATTCGTGTTGCATGTCCCCTATCGCGGCTCGCTGTGGTTGCTGTTCGGTTTTAGCAGCCTGTTTCTGGCCTGTACGCTCGGCATGGGGTTATTGATCTCCACCCTGACCCGCAACCAGTTCAATGCCGCGATGGTGGCGCTGAATGCCGCGTTTTTACCTGCGGTGATGCTCTCTGGCTTCATTTTTGAAATCAACAGCATGCCGGCACTGGTGCAGGCGGTTTCCTACCTGATCCCGGCCCGTTATTTCGTCAGCACGCTGCAAACGCTGTTTCTGGCGGGCAACATCGGCAGTGTGCTGTTGATCAACCTGCTGTTTTTGATCGTCTCCGCGGTGTTTTTCATCGGCCTGACGGCCTGGAAAACACGGCGGCGCCTGGATTAA
- the clsB gene encoding cardiolipin synthase ClsB, translated as MKTEWRDGNQIALLVNGDNFYPSAFEAIRQAHSRVVLETFILFEDEVGWGLHAALLAAAQRGVSIDVTADGYGSHDLTTEFLRPLIKAGVRFHFYDPRPRLLGMRTNLFRRLHRKILVVDGDTAWIGGINYSADHLLSYGNTAKQDYAVKVRGPVVDDIYRYVLAALASDEEPRRWWHPRFHRPALPHPGNAQALFIWRDNRTHRHDIEKHYLQMLRRAKHEVIIANAYFFPGYRLLRAMRNAVRRNVQVRLIIQGQPDIPIVLFGARLLYRYLVDAGVEVYEYRQRPLHGKVALQDDYWATVGSSNLDPLSLALNLEANLVIHDRDFNQQLRDNLRQLIQEESRRVEEQHVPRKNGWRLLVNVAVFHFLRRFPALAGWLPAHTPQLTQIDIPEPPHMPPQ; from the coding sequence GTGAAAACCGAATGGCGTGACGGTAATCAAATCGCGCTGCTGGTCAACGGCGACAATTTTTACCCCAGCGCCTTCGAGGCGATTCGACAGGCGCATAGCCGGGTGGTGCTGGAAACATTCATTCTGTTCGAGGATGAGGTGGGATGGGGGCTGCACGCCGCCCTGCTGGCCGCCGCGCAACGCGGCGTCAGTATTGATGTCACCGCCGATGGTTACGGCTCCCACGATCTGACGACGGAGTTTCTGCGCCCGCTGATCAAAGCCGGCGTGCGTTTTCATTTCTACGATCCGCGGCCGCGGCTGCTGGGCATGCGCACTAATCTATTCCGCCGCCTGCACCGCAAAATTCTGGTCGTCGACGGCGATACCGCCTGGATCGGCGGCATCAACTATTCTGCCGATCACCTGCTCAGCTACGGCAACACAGCCAAGCAGGATTATGCCGTTAAAGTACGCGGCCCGGTGGTGGACGACATCTATCGTTACGTACTGGCCGCGCTGGCCAGCGACGAGGAGCCCCGTCGCTGGTGGCACCCCCGTTTTCATCGCCCGGCGCTGCCGCACCCCGGCAATGCGCAGGCGCTGTTCATCTGGCGCGATAATCGCACCCACCGCCACGACATCGAAAAGCACTACCTGCAGATGCTGCGCCGGGCAAAGCACGAGGTCATTATCGCCAACGCCTATTTTTTCCCCGGCTACCGGCTATTGCGCGCCATGCGTAACGCAGTGCGGCGCAACGTGCAGGTACGGCTGATCATTCAGGGGCAACCGGATATCCCCATCGTTCTTTTCGGCGCCCGGTTGTTGTACCGCTATCTGGTGGACGCCGGCGTTGAAGTTTACGAATACCGGCAACGACCGTTACACGGCAAGGTAGCGCTGCAGGACGACTACTGGGCCACCGTCGGCTCCAGTAATCTGGATCCGCTCAGCCTGGCGCTGAATCTGGAAGCGAATCTGGTTATCCATGATCGCGATTTCAACCAACAGTTACGCGACAACCTGCGGCAATTGATACAGGAAGAGAGTCGGCGGGTCGAAGAGCAGCATGTGCCGCGCAAAAACGGCTGGCGACTGCTGGTGAACGTGGCGGTATTTCATTTTCTGCGCCGCTTCCCGGCGCTGGCCGGCTGGCTGCCCGCCCATACGCCCCAATTGACCCAAATTGATATCCCGGAACCGCCGCACATGCCTCCGCAATAG
- a CDS encoding ATP-binding cassette domain-containing protein produces the protein MGNDRALIQLEALEKRFTGMERPAVARLTAEIHGGAVTGLVGPDGAGKTTLMRMLAGLLTPGAGSLRVLGLDPIADDRQLHARLGYMPQKFGLYEDLTVMENLTLYADLRGITGALRQATFERLLTFTDLTRFTGRLAGKLSGGMKQKLGLACTLLGQPDVLLLDEPGVGVDPISRRELWRMVHELANDGMLILWSTSYLDEAEQCRDVLLLNEGTLLYRGAPADLTRRMAGRCLLIDHADGSHRRLLQQALRQPQVSDGVIQGRYVRLILRPEADRAALLQALGLSPAQVRETEPRFEDAFIDLLGGGPTQASSLAKIMPQIDTHRGETVIEARDLTKKFGDFAATDQVNFQVRRGEIFGLLGPNGAGKSTTFRMMCGLLVPTSGQALVLGMDLKTSSGKARQHLGYMAQKFSLYGNLTVEQNLRFFSGVYGLAGQRQRQKMAGMTQAFNFTPIYRQTPDSLPLGFKQRLALACALMHEPDILFLDEPTSGVDPLTRREFWQHINGMVDKGVTVMVTTHFMDEAEYCDRIGLVYRGRLIASGTPDDLKQQAADADHPDPTMEQAFISLVQAYDKEQQDVTG, from the coding sequence ATGGGCAATGACCGCGCGCTGATTCAACTGGAGGCGCTGGAAAAACGGTTCACCGGCATGGAGAGACCCGCCGTAGCCCGGCTGACCGCCGAGATCCACGGCGGCGCGGTAACGGGTCTGGTCGGCCCGGACGGCGCCGGCAAGACCACGTTGATGCGCATGCTCGCCGGATTATTGACGCCCGGCGCCGGCAGTCTTCGGGTGCTGGGGCTCGATCCTATCGCCGACGATCGCCAACTGCATGCCCGCTTGGGCTACATGCCGCAGAAATTTGGGCTGTACGAAGATTTAACGGTGATGGAAAACCTGACGCTGTATGCCGATTTACGCGGCATCACCGGCGCATTGCGGCAGGCCACGTTCGAGCGGCTACTGACCTTTACCGACCTCACCCGTTTCACCGGCCGGTTGGCCGGCAAGCTTTCCGGCGGCATGAAGCAGAAACTGGGGCTGGCCTGTACCCTGCTGGGGCAACCCGATGTGTTGCTGCTGGATGAACCGGGCGTCGGCGTCGACCCCATCTCCCGCCGTGAGCTGTGGCGCATGGTGCACGAACTGGCGAACGACGGCATGTTGATCCTGTGGAGCACCTCCTATTTGGACGAAGCGGAGCAATGCCGCGATGTCCTGCTGCTCAACGAAGGTACCCTGCTGTACCGCGGCGCGCCCGCCGACCTGACCCGCCGCATGGCCGGCCGCTGCCTGCTGATCGACCACGCCGACGGCAGTCATCGCCGGCTGTTGCAGCAGGCTTTGCGGCAACCACAGGTCAGCGATGGCGTGATTCAGGGGCGTTATGTCCGGCTGATTCTACGACCGGAGGCCGATCGCGCCGCCCTGCTGCAAGCGCTGGGCCTGTCGCCGGCCCAGGTGCGGGAGACGGAACCGCGTTTCGAAGACGCCTTTATCGATCTGCTGGGCGGCGGGCCGACGCAGGCCTCGTCGCTGGCGAAAATCATGCCGCAAATCGATACCCACCGCGGCGAGACGGTGATCGAAGCCCGTGATCTGACCAAAAAATTCGGCGATTTCGCCGCCACCGACCAGGTGAATTTTCAGGTACGACGCGGGGAAATTTTCGGCCTGCTGGGGCCGAACGGCGCCGGGAAATCCACCACCTTCCGCATGATGTGCGGTTTGTTGGTGCCAACTTCCGGGCAGGCGCTGGTGTTGGGCATGGATCTGAAAACCAGCTCCGGCAAAGCGCGGCAGCATCTCGGCTATATGGCGCAGAAGTTTTCACTGTACGGCAACCTGACGGTGGAACAGAATCTGCGCTTCTTTTCCGGGGTGTATGGGCTCGCCGGGCAGCGTCAGCGGCAAAAGATGGCGGGCATGACGCAGGCGTTCAACTTCACCCCCATCTATCGCCAAACGCCGGATTCGCTGCCGCTGGGCTTCAAGCAGCGTCTGGCGTTGGCCTGCGCCCTGATGCACGAGCCGGATATCCTGTTTCTGGATGAGCCGACCTCCGGCGTCGATCCCTTAACCCGCCGGGAATTCTGGCAGCACATCAATGGCATGGTGGACAAAGGCGTCACCGTCATGGTGACTACCCATTTCATGGACGAAGCGGAATACTGCGATCGGATCGGGCTGGTGTACCGCGGCCGGCTTATCGCCAGCGGCACGCCGGATGACCTGAAACAACAAGCGGCCGATGCAGACCATCCGGATCCCACCATGGAGCAAGCCTTCATCTCGCTGGTGCAGGCTTATGATAAGGAGCAGCAGGATGTCACCGGATAG
- a CDS encoding ABC transporter permease — MWYRLWTLIRKELQSLLREPQTRAILVLPVLIQVTLFPFAATLEVTHARIAVYSEDNGPASVELTQRFASASAFSEVRRLHSPQEIAPTLDNQRALLLIRFPPEFSRNLARGDATSLQLILDGRHSNSAQIAANYVQQIVQTYQQELTGTASNPSELLIRHWYNPNLDYKWFVVPSLVALITTIGVLIVTSLSVAREREQGTLEQLLVSPLATWQIFIGKAVPAQIVATVQASIVLAAGIFVYRIPFSGSLLLFYFSMLIYGFSLVGFGLLISALCATQQQAFIGVFVFVMPAILLSGYVSPVENMPEWLQDLTWVNPVRHFTAITKQIYLKDAGLAVVWQGLWPLLVITATTGSAAYAMFRRKIG, encoded by the coding sequence ATGTGGTATCGACTCTGGACGCTCATCCGCAAGGAACTGCAATCGCTGCTGCGGGAGCCGCAAACACGCGCCATTCTGGTACTACCGGTGCTGATTCAGGTCACGCTGTTTCCCTTCGCCGCTACGCTGGAAGTCACCCACGCCCGCATCGCCGTTTACAGCGAAGACAACGGCCCGGCGTCGGTGGAACTGACCCAGCGCTTCGCCAGCGCCAGTGCGTTTTCCGAGGTACGACGGCTGCACAGCCCGCAGGAAATCGCCCCGACGCTGGACAACCAGCGCGCCCTGTTGCTGATCCGTTTTCCGCCGGAGTTTTCACGCAACCTGGCGCGCGGCGACGCCACATCATTGCAACTGATTCTCGACGGACGGCACTCCAACAGCGCCCAGATCGCCGCCAACTATGTACAACAGATCGTACAAACCTATCAGCAGGAACTGACGGGCACGGCCAGTAACCCCAGCGAGCTGTTGATACGGCACTGGTACAACCCGAATCTCGACTACAAGTGGTTTGTGGTGCCGTCGCTGGTGGCGTTGATCACCACCATCGGCGTCTTGATCGTGACCTCGCTGTCGGTGGCCAGAGAGCGGGAACAGGGCACGCTGGAGCAACTGTTGGTTTCGCCGCTCGCCACCTGGCAGATTTTTATCGGCAAGGCGGTGCCCGCACAGATTGTCGCCACGGTACAAGCCTCCATCGTGCTGGCCGCCGGCATCTTCGTCTACCGCATCCCGTTTTCCGGCTCGCTGCTGCTGTTCTATTTCAGCATGCTGATCTACGGCTTCTCGCTGGTCGGGTTCGGGCTGTTGATTTCCGCGCTTTGCGCCACTCAGCAACAGGCCTTTATCGGCGTGTTTGTGTTCGTGATGCCGGCTATCTTGCTCTCCGGTTATGTCTCGCCGGTGGAAAACATGCCGGAATGGTTGCAAGACCTGACGTGGGTCAATCCGGTACGCCATTTCACCGCCATCACCAAGCAGATTTACCTGAAGGACGCCGGCCTGGCCGTGGTCTGGCAAGGGCTGTGGCCACTGCTGGTGATTACCGCCACTACCGGCAGCGCCGCCTATGCCATGTTTCGCCGTAAAATCGGCTGA
- a CDS encoding AEC family transporter yields MLLLTASLSLSRNSAGKHSVVFFQGVMMVDVLIKAFSFILVIIIGYQLKQRGILQQESATALSKLMMNFTLPAAVITGFASFKVDHSLLILVALGLGCNLVLLGVGYLIGRRSPEGLKAFYMINSPGYNIGCFTLPYVQSFLGPVGIVATCLFDAGNSVVCTGGSFAVASAATGKSSGWLNIVKRLFSSVPFDVYVLLMIAALMGWHLPSQITLLVSTLGNANPFVAMLIIGMLLEVNIDRSQLKHVLTVLLLRYTSAAAFASLFYFFTPLPLEIRQVLAVVVFAPLSSLSPLFTARFNGNLAVVASFANSLSIMISILIITTLLTTMQL; encoded by the coding sequence ATGTTACTGTTAACCGCATCGCTGTCGTTGAGCCGAAACAGCGCGGGCAAACACAGTGTGGTGTTTTTTCAGGGAGTTATGATGGTCGATGTTCTTATAAAAGCGTTTTCATTCATTCTGGTCATTATCATTGGCTATCAGCTCAAACAACGGGGCATTCTGCAGCAGGAAAGCGCCACCGCACTCTCCAAGCTGATGATGAACTTCACCCTGCCCGCCGCCGTGATTACCGGATTCGCCAGTTTTAAAGTCGACCACTCGCTGCTGATCCTGGTGGCGTTGGGGCTAGGGTGTAATCTGGTGCTGCTGGGCGTGGGGTATCTTATCGGGCGCCGCAGTCCGGAAGGGCTGAAAGCGTTTTATATGATCAACTCGCCCGGCTACAACATCGGCTGTTTTACCTTGCCGTATGTGCAGAGTTTTCTCGGCCCGGTCGGTATTGTCGCCACCTGTCTGTTCGACGCCGGCAACTCGGTGGTCTGCACTGGCGGCAGTTTCGCCGTGGCATCTGCCGCGACGGGGAAAAGCTCAGGCTGGCTCAACATCGTTAAACGGCTGTTTTCATCGGTGCCGTTTGATGTTTATGTGTTACTGATGATCGCCGCGCTGATGGGATGGCATCTCCCCTCGCAGATTACGCTGCTGGTCTCCACCCTCGGCAACGCCAACCCGTTCGTGGCGATGCTGATTATCGGCATGCTGCTGGAAGTCAACATCGACCGTTCGCAGCTAAAGCATGTGCTGACCGTTCTGCTGCTGCGTTATACCTCGGCGGCGGCCTTCGCCTCGCTGTTCTATTTTTTCACCCCGCTGCCGCTGGAGATTCGTCAGGTGCTGGCCGTCGTGGTATTTGCGCCGCTGTCATCGTTATCACCGCTGTTTACTGCGCGCTTCAACGGTAATCTGGCGGTGGTGGCCAGCTTCGCCAATTCCCTATCCATTATGATCAGTATCCTGATCATCACCACGCTGCTGACGACCATGCAGCTTTAG
- a CDS encoding endonuclease/exonuclease/phosphatase family protein translates to MSEQAPDFSFTVLTINTHKGFSPFNRRFILPELREAVRSVSADVVFLQEVQGRHETHPLHVESWPDTPHYEFLAETMWNDYAYGRNAVYPEGDHGNAVLSRFPIFSYRNLDISLSEHERRGLLYCVLKVPNRDLHLHVVCVHLGMSPHRQRQQMELLHTLLDTIPPDVPLVVAGDFNDWLQQATPDLNRYARLEEVFSQHYGKPARTFPARFPLLRLDRIYVRNVRTSAPTLLGPKPWSHLSDHAPLAVEIHV, encoded by the coding sequence ATGTCTGAACAGGCACCGGATTTCTCCTTCACGGTACTGACCATCAATACGCATAAAGGCTTCAGCCCGTTTAACCGCCGTTTTATCCTGCCGGAGTTGCGGGAAGCGGTGCGCTCAGTCTCCGCCGACGTCGTATTTTTGCAGGAAGTTCAGGGGCGGCACGAAACCCATCCGCTACATGTGGAGAGTTGGCCCGATACGCCGCACTACGAATTTCTGGCGGAAACCATGTGGAATGATTACGCCTATGGCCGCAATGCGGTATACCCGGAAGGCGACCACGGCAACGCGGTATTGTCGCGATTTCCCATTTTCAGCTACCGTAATCTGGATATCTCGCTGTCCGAGCATGAGCGACGCGGCCTGCTCTATTGCGTCCTGAAAGTGCCGAACCGCGATTTGCACCTCCATGTGGTTTGCGTCCATCTGGGCATGTCCCCGCACCGCCAGCGTCAACAGATGGAACTGCTGCACACCCTGCTGGACACCATCCCGCCGGACGTCCCGCTGGTGGTGGCAGGCGACTTCAATGACTGGCTGCAACAAGCCACCCCCGACCTGAACCGCTACGCCAGACTGGAAGAGGTATTCAGCCAGCACTACGGCAAGCCGGCGCGCACCTTTCCCGCCCGGTTCCCGCTGTTGCGGCTGGATCGGATTTATGTACGCAATGTACGCACCAGCGCCCCAACCCTGTTAGGCCCCAAACCCTGGTCGCACCTTTCCGACCATGCGCCGCTGGCGGTGGAGATCCATGTGTGA
- the hlyD gene encoding secretion protein HlyD, producing MNKKTGLLTALALLAVAAVGYGVTEYRRQQDTPLTLYGNVDIRSVHLGFRVGGRLATLNVDEGDAIQPGQALAQLDDAPYRNALRQAQANVASAQSQLALLREGYRSEEIEQVRSQMAQAQAAYDYANRFYQRQLGLWQQRTVAANTLEDAKATRDQALATLNAAKEKFSQYQRGNRPQEIAAAEASLAQTQAAEAQAELNLQDTALHAPSAGVILTRAAEAGSMLSAGGTVFTLSLTHPVWIRAYVSEKNLGRTAPGSEVLIFTDGRPAHPYHGKIGFVSPSAEFTPKNVETDDLRTDLVYRLRIIVGDADDGLRQGMPVTLRLVQDTASHGQ from the coding sequence ATGAACAAAAAAACCGGGCTATTGACGGCGCTTGCATTGTTGGCCGTCGCCGCTGTCGGTTATGGCGTAACGGAATACCGACGACAGCAGGATACGCCGCTGACGCTATACGGCAACGTAGATATCCGCAGCGTCCATTTGGGGTTTCGCGTCGGCGGGCGTCTGGCGACACTCAATGTAGACGAGGGGGACGCCATCCAACCGGGGCAGGCGTTAGCCCAACTGGATGACGCGCCGTACCGAAACGCGCTGCGGCAGGCGCAGGCCAACGTCGCCAGCGCCCAGTCTCAACTGGCGTTGCTGCGGGAAGGCTATCGCAGCGAGGAAATCGAACAGGTGCGCTCGCAGATGGCGCAGGCACAAGCCGCCTACGACTATGCCAACCGCTTCTACCAGCGCCAATTGGGGCTGTGGCAACAGCGCACCGTCGCCGCCAACACGCTGGAAGACGCCAAAGCCACGCGGGATCAGGCGCTGGCCACGCTGAACGCCGCCAAAGAAAAATTCAGCCAGTACCAGCGCGGCAACCGGCCGCAGGAAATCGCCGCCGCCGAAGCGTCGCTGGCGCAGACGCAGGCCGCCGAAGCGCAGGCCGAACTGAATCTCCAGGATACGGCGCTACATGCCCCTTCGGCCGGCGTCATTCTGACCCGCGCCGCCGAGGCCGGCAGCATGCTGAGCGCCGGCGGCACCGTTTTTACCCTCTCACTCACCCATCCGGTCTGGATCCGCGCCTACGTCAGTGAAAAAAATCTGGGTCGCACCGCCCCCGGCAGCGAGGTACTGATCTTTACCGACGGACGCCCCGCGCATCCCTACCACGGCAAAATCGGTTTTGTCTCACCCAGCGCCGAATTCACGCCCAAAAATGTGGAAACCGACGATCTGCGTACCGATCTGGTCTATCGGCTGCGAATTATCGTCGGCGATGCCGACGACGGTCTGCGGCAAGGTATGCCGGTCACGCTACGTCTGGTACAGGACACCGCGTCGCATGGGCAATGA
- a CDS encoding DUF4258 domain-containing protein translates to MNLTRHAYKRMSERNIQQAVIDIALDFGTESGDGEKIILDKKTISVMMGTLSGLLKHLEKLKSRGGLTVVEFNEALITAYYNDSFNVKKRYKTHENNFN, encoded by the coding sequence ATGAATCTGACACGACATGCCTACAAGCGTATGAGTGAGAGAAACATCCAGCAGGCGGTGATTGATATTGCGCTGGATTTCGGAACCGAATCGGGCGATGGCGAGAAAATCATTCTGGATAAAAAAACCATCAGCGTGATGATGGGCACACTCTCCGGTCTGTTAAAACATCTGGAAAAGTTGAAGAGCCGCGGCGGGTTGACCGTAGTCGAGTTCAACGAGGCGCTGATCACGGCGTATTACAACGATTCATTCAATGTGAAAAAGAGATATAAAACCCATGAAAATAATTTCAATTGA
- a CDS encoding DMT family transporter produces MNSLLYCSVVLIWGTTWIAISLQQGSVPAEVSIFWRFACASALSMAFLLLTRRLKPLSLSGHLLCMLQGVTVFGMNFFCFYHAVAWIPSGLESVIFSMAVLFNAFNARLFFGQRLTRNVMIAAPLGLCGILLLFWRDLQHISGSPQLLWGVGLSLLGTYCFSLGNMISARHQQLGRDVMTTNGWGMLYSTLAMGALAWSLGYHFQPETSLRYLGSLFYLAVFGSVIGFGAYFILVGRIGASQAAYSTLLFPLVALSVSTLYEGYEWHPNAVAGLVLILVGNAVMFYRPRPAAKVVEQH; encoded by the coding sequence ATGAATAGTCTGCTTTACTGCTCGGTGGTGCTGATTTGGGGCACCACCTGGATCGCCATCAGTCTGCAACAGGGTTCCGTGCCGGCGGAAGTCTCCATTTTCTGGCGTTTCGCCTGCGCCAGCGCGCTGTCGATGGCGTTCCTGCTCCTCACCCGCCGGTTAAAACCGCTATCGCTCTCCGGCCATCTGCTGTGCATGCTGCAGGGCGTAACCGTTTTCGGTATGAATTTTTTCTGTTTCTATCATGCCGTCGCCTGGATCCCCAGCGGACTGGAATCGGTCATTTTTTCCATGGCGGTGCTGTTCAATGCCTTCAATGCGCGGCTGTTTTTCGGCCAGCGGCTGACGCGCAATGTGATGATCGCCGCGCCGTTAGGGCTGTGCGGCATTCTGCTGCTGTTCTGGCGCGATCTGCAGCACATCAGCGGCAGCCCACAGCTACTCTGGGGGGTGGGCCTGAGCCTGCTCGGTACTTATTGTTTCTCACTGGGCAATATGATCAGCGCCCGCCATCAACAACTCGGCCGCGACGTCATGACCACCAACGGCTGGGGAATGTTGTACAGCACGTTGGCGATGGGCGCGCTTGCCTGGTCGCTGGGCTACCACTTTCAACCGGAAACCTCGTTGCGCTATCTCGGCTCGCTGTTCTATCTGGCGGTGTTCGGCTCGGTGATTGGCTTCGGCGCCTATTTCATCCTGGTCGGCCGCATCGGCGCCAGTCAGGCGGCCTATTCAACCCTGCTGTTTCCGCTGGTGGCGCTGTCGGTATCCACGTTGTACGAGGGGTATGAATGGCATCCCAATGCCGTGGCGGGACTGGTGTTGATTCTGGTGGGTAATGCGGTGATGTTTTACCGACCGCGGCCGGCCGCTAAAGTGGTCGAACAGCACTAA
- the rhlE gene encoding ATP-dependent RNA helicase RhlE → MSFESLGLSADILRAVEEQGYREPTPVQRQAIPVVLEGRDLMASAQTGTGKTAGFTLPLLQLLNDNPPQAKGRRPVRALILTPTRELAAQIGDNVTAYSKYLRLRSLVVFGGVSINPQMMKLRGGVDILIATPGRLLDLEHQNAVDLSKVDILVLDEADRMLDMGFIHDIRRVLAKLPAKRQNLLFSATFSDEIKALAGKLLTNPASVEVVRRNTPSELVTQHVHLVDKKRKRELLSHLIGQNNWRQVLVFTRTKHGANHLAEQLNKDGITAAAIHGNKSQGARTRALANFKDGEIRVLVATDIAARGLDIDQLPHVVNYELPNVPEDYVHRIGRTGRAASTGEALSLVCVDEHKLLRDIERLLKRDIPRVAIPGYEPDPSIKAEPIQNGRQGGRGGAPRQGGRSQDEGAQNRPQGDRARHPRREGSVRPAGQRPDGQTARRRPPRKPTSGQ, encoded by the coding sequence ATGTCTTTTGAATCTCTCGGCCTGAGTGCCGATATTTTGCGCGCGGTGGAAGAGCAGGGGTACCGTGAGCCGACGCCGGTTCAGCGCCAGGCGATTCCTGTGGTGCTGGAAGGGCGCGACCTGATGGCCAGCGCCCAAACGGGTACCGGCAAGACCGCCGGTTTTACGCTGCCGTTGCTGCAACTGCTGAATGATAATCCGCCGCAGGCGAAAGGCCGCCGCCCGGTACGGGCGCTGATCCTGACGCCGACGCGCGAACTGGCGGCGCAGATTGGCGATAACGTCACGGCGTACAGCAAATACCTGCGTTTGCGCTCATTGGTGGTGTTCGGCGGCGTGAGTATCAATCCACAGATGATGAAACTGCGGGGCGGCGTCGACATCCTGATCGCGACGCCGGGCCGCCTGCTGGATCTGGAACACCAGAACGCGGTGGATTTGTCGAAGGTGGATATTCTGGTGCTGGATGAAGCCGATCGCATGCTGGATATGGGCTTTATCCACGATATTCGCCGGGTGCTGGCGAAATTGCCGGCCAAGCGGCAGAACCTGCTGTTTTCCGCCACCTTCTCCGACGAGATCAAAGCGCTGGCTGGAAAATTGCTGACCAACCCGGCCTCGGTGGAAGTGGTGCGCCGCAATACGCCGTCGGAGCTGGTGACGCAGCACGTACACCTGGTGGACAAGAAGCGCAAGCGCGAGTTGCTTTCACACCTGATCGGTCAGAATAACTGGCGGCAGGTGCTGGTCTTTACCCGTACCAAACATGGCGCCAACCATCTGGCGGAACAGTTGAATAAAGACGGCATTACCGCCGCTGCCATTCACGGCAACAAAAGCCAGGGGGCGCGTACCCGTGCGCTGGCCAATTTCAAAGATGGCGAAATCCGCGTGCTGGTTGCGACGGATATCGCCGCACGCGGGCTGGATATCGACCAGTTGCCGCATGTGGTGAACTATGAGCTGCCGAACGTGCCGGAGGATTACGTCCACCGCATCGGCCGAACCGGGCGCGCCGCCTCTACCGGTGAGGCGCTGTCGCTGGTCTGCGTGGATGAGCATAAATTGCTGCGGGATATCGAACGGCTGTTGAAGCGGGATATTCCGCGCGTGGCTATCCCCGGTTATGAGCCGGATCCCAGCATCAAGGCTGAGCCGATCCAGAACGGTCGCCAAGGCGGGCGCGGCGGAGCACCGCGTCAGGGCGGGCGTTCGCAGGATGAGGGGGCGCAGAATCGGCCGCAAGGCGATCGCGCTCGTCATCCGCGACGTGAAGGTTCGGTACGTCCGGCGGGCCAGCGTCCGGATGGGCAAACGGCCCGTCGTCGCCCGCCGCGTAAGCCAACCAGCGGCCAGTAA